The proteins below come from a single Juglans regia cultivar Chandler chromosome 12, Walnut 2.0, whole genome shotgun sequence genomic window:
- the LOC108997522 gene encoding uncharacterized protein LOC108997522, whose product MGAIMLSVTAGQGTHTVTSMMDFLVVKALSSYNAILGRPTFNNLKVVTSTYHFKMKFPIEAGVSEPRGEQILARECYVQKLKARAPIVCLVSNSGEQPPPPPWVEEEQDIKARDESNLLQAKANEPLEIVKLHPERPTATTRVGTKLPPKYQEALKQLIIEHIDVFTWSYEDMPRIDNKIIEHRLCVNLEAKKVLQKRRSFGTKKCMAIAKEIDRLLAARFIREAHYPEWLFNVVLIKKPMIRMNKTDEEKTMFITSRGLYCYRVMPFGLKNSGATYQRESFVVLCEYKMKLNPAKYAFGVNSGKFLGFIVSRRGIEANTEKIEAILHMAPP is encoded by the exons ATGGGCGCCATAATGCTTTCAGTTACGGCAGGGCAAGGCACCCACACGGTCACAAGCATGATGGACTTCCTAGTGGTCAAGGCTCTATCATCCTATAATGCTATATTAGGGCGTCCAACCTTCAACAACTTAAAGGTGGTAACCTCCACTTACCACTTTAAAATGAAGTTCCCAATAGAAGCGGGAGTCAGCGAACCTCGAGGCGAGCAGATATTGGCGCGAGAGTGTTATGTCCAGAAGTTGAAGGCGAGGGCACCGATAGTTTGTTTGGTGAGTAACTCAGGGGAGCAACCGCCACCACCACCTTGGGTAGAAGAGGAACAGGACATAAAAGCCAGGGACGAGAGTAATCTACTGCAGGCCAAGGCCAACGAGCCGCTGGAGATTGTAAAGTTGCATCCAGAACGCCCAACTGCCACCACAAGGGTCGGTACAAAGCTTCCACCGAAATACCAAGAGGCCCTAAAACAATTGATAATTGAACACATAGATGTGTTCACCTGGAGCTATGAAGACATGCCAAGGATTGACAATAAGATCATAGAGCACAGGCTCTGCGTCAATCTAGAGGCCAAAAAAGTACTGCAGAAAAGGAGGTCGTTCGGCACAAAAAAATGCATGGCCATAGCTAAAGAGATCGATAGGCTTTTAGCGGCGCGTTTCATAAGAGAGGCGCACTACCCTGAATGGCTCTTCAATGTAGTGCTCATAAAAAAGCCAATG ATCAGGATGAATAAGACAGATGAGGAGAAGACGATGTTCATAACTAGTAGAGGACTCTACTGCTACCGAGTGATGCCTTTCGGATTGAAGAACTCTGGGGCAACATACCAAAG GGAATCCTTCGTAGTATTATGCGAGTATAAGATGAAGCTGAATCCAGCTAAGTACGCGTTCGGGGTTAACTCGGGCAAATTCCTCGGCTTCATAGTCTCGAGGAGGGGAATTGAAGCCAACACTGAGAAGATAGAAGCAATCTTACACATGGCACCGCCATGA